The following coding sequences lie in one Anguilla rostrata isolate EN2019 chromosome 8, ASM1855537v3, whole genome shotgun sequence genomic window:
- the srd5a1 gene encoding 3-oxo-5-alpha-steroid 4-dehydrogenase 1 yields MGDIFTAVFGSEDEEHYILQCMSYILIFMAGATFLTLLFENVPYGRYATSKYGFPVNVKLAWFVQELPAFVLPVFLVLKSSAPQLSDTANRFLIAMYFCHYVHRSLIYPFLIRGGKPTPFFSFALAFVFCIYNGYLQIRHLSHFAEYPKDWVRHPWFIAGFVLWLLGWLVNIHSDHILRNLRKPGETGYKIPVGGMFEYVSGANFLGEIVEWSGFALAAHSIHSAAFAIFTFVVLSSRAVAHHKWYLAKFEDYPKSRKALIPFIF; encoded by the exons ATGGGGGATATCTTTACCGCGGTGTTCGGTTCAGAAGATGAGGAGCACTATATACTACAATGCATGTCTTACATTCTAATATTCATGGCCGGGGCAACATTTTTAACTTTACTTTTTGAGAACGTCCCCTATGGCAGATATGCAACCAGCAAATATGGGTTTCCTGTCAACGTTAAACTTGCATGGTTTGTGCAGGAGTTGCCTGCATTCGTGTTACCCGTCTTTTTAGTGCTGAAGTCGTCTGCTCCACAGTTATCTGATACGGCAAATCGTTTTCTTATCGCtatgtatttttgtcattatgtgCACAG ATCTCTCATCTACCCGTTTTTGATTAGAGGAGGAAAACCAACCCCCTTTTTTTCGTTTGCCCTGgcgtttgttttctgtatataCAATGGATATCTCCAGATACGACACCTGAGCCACTTTGCAGAGTACCCTAAAGACTGGGTCAGACACCCTTGGTTCATCGCCG GATTCGTGCTCTGGTTATTAGGGTGGCTTGTAAACATCCATTCAGACCATATCCTTCGAAACCTTCGAAAACCCGGGGAAACGGGTTATAAGATACCAGTAG GTGGCATGTTTGAATATGTGTCAGGCGCAAATTTCCTGGGGGAAATTGTGGAGTGGTCAGGATTTGCTCTTGCGGCTCACTCCATTCACAGTGCTGCTTTTGCCATCTTTACGTTCGTCGTGCTTTCCAGCAGGGCTGTGGCTCATCACAA GTGGTACCTTGCGAAATTTGAAGACTACCCAAAGTCAAGAAAGGCATTAATACCTTTTATATTTTGA